A single region of the Methanobacteriaceae archaeon genome encodes:
- a CDS encoding DUF367 family protein: MRITVFHADECDRKKCTSIKMDKMGKCRLVYDINKIPGGAIVLNPYAEKAVSYEDYRYVQRRGIVGLDCSWNEVSKSKKFFDLSKYHRSLPFLIATNPVNYGKPCILSTVEAIAATLYITRFKDEAREMMDGFKWGHTFLELNHDLLEAYSEVDTSAEVVRVQNEFLDNSQNEEDDLD, from the coding sequence ATGAGAATTACAGTTTTTCATGCAGATGAATGTGACAGGAAGAAATGTACTTCCATCAAAATGGATAAAATGGGTAAGTGCAGGTTAGTTTATGATATAAATAAAATTCCTGGTGGGGCTATTGTTTTAAATCCATATGCTGAGAAAGCTGTATCATATGAAGATTATAGGTATGTTCAAAGAAGAGGGATTGTAGGTTTGGATTGTTCCTGGAATGAGGTATCCAAATCTAAAAAATTTTTTGATTTATCCAAATATCATAGATCCCTTCCTTTCTTAATTGCAACCAATCCTGTAAATTATGGAAAACCGTGCATTTTATCAACTGTTGAAGCTATTGCAGCTACACTATATATTACTCGTTTTAAGGACGAAGCACGTGAAATGATGGATGGTTTTAAATGGGGACACACATTTTTAGAACTCAATCATGATTTGCTTGAAGCATATAGTGAAGTTGACACAAGTGCTGAAGTTGTCCGTGTTCAAAATGAATTTTTAGACAATTCTCAAAATGAGGAAGATGATTTGGATTAG